In Actinomyces radicidentis, one genomic interval encodes:
- a CDS encoding glutamyl-tRNA reductase: MTLHLLSADHRTQGLDAVARLGAVSTHLGPDLVNAVPALRGALVLPTCNRLALLLDAPPSAPGRAERDAQHLAEAVADFLAERSGAPVVVRPGAEDPVDPDAALLTTWAGHDAHTELFATAAGLESMVVGEREIAGQLRRALRRATEEGTATADVVRAVEHASTTSRRVASETGLAGNGRSVVAVGLDLAERSLPPLASCRVLIVGTGAYAGATVTALRERGATDIEVYSRSDRAQAFVEGHRLRPVSEAELPGALELADLVVTCRGLGAPVLTRELVEPAARLRRPAGAALLDRREEPASRAVPAERPLVILDLALTRDVERSVGALPGVLLIDLPSVQRAVPEAEAQQVGRARAVVDEEVAVFERLLGGRRMDPVVRAMRGLVDDVVQIEVDRLPVQDGKVDADAAERALRHLAARIMHHPTVAARQAGETGRDEDYLASLGLLIGDDVAEALLEDLPLPPSHCPAKRTTPSGEPLAGAAGDASAAGPTTAATAAAPTAPTTVPEPGTPARATTEESDDRHED; the protein is encoded by the coding sequence GTGACACTCCACCTCCTCTCCGCTGACCACCGCACCCAGGGCCTCGACGCCGTCGCACGCCTGGGTGCGGTCTCCACGCACCTGGGCCCCGACCTCGTCAACGCCGTCCCCGCGCTGCGCGGGGCGCTGGTCCTGCCCACCTGCAACCGCCTCGCCCTCCTCCTCGACGCACCGCCCTCCGCGCCCGGCCGCGCCGAGCGCGACGCCCAGCACCTCGCCGAGGCCGTCGCGGACTTCCTCGCCGAGCGCTCCGGCGCCCCCGTCGTCGTCCGACCCGGCGCAGAAGACCCCGTCGACCCCGACGCCGCCCTCCTCACCACCTGGGCCGGCCACGACGCCCACACCGAGCTCTTCGCCACCGCCGCGGGCCTGGAGTCCATGGTCGTCGGCGAGCGCGAGATCGCCGGCCAGCTCCGCCGCGCCCTCAGGCGCGCCACCGAGGAGGGCACCGCCACCGCCGACGTCGTCCGCGCCGTCGAGCACGCCTCCACCACCTCCCGCCGCGTCGCCAGCGAGACCGGCCTGGCCGGCAACGGCCGCTCCGTCGTCGCCGTCGGCCTCGACCTCGCCGAGCGCAGCCTCCCGCCGCTGGCCTCCTGCCGCGTCCTCATCGTGGGCACCGGCGCCTACGCCGGCGCCACCGTCACCGCCCTGCGCGAGCGCGGCGCCACCGACATCGAGGTCTACTCCCGCTCCGACCGCGCCCAGGCCTTCGTCGAGGGCCACCGCCTGCGCCCCGTGAGCGAGGCCGAGCTGCCCGGTGCACTCGAGCTCGCCGACCTCGTCGTCACCTGCCGCGGCCTCGGCGCCCCCGTCCTCACCCGCGAGCTCGTCGAGCCCGCTGCCCGCCTGCGCCGGCCCGCCGGCGCCGCCCTCCTCGACCGCCGCGAGGAGCCCGCGAGCCGCGCAGTCCCCGCCGAGCGGCCCCTCGTCATCCTCGACCTCGCCCTCACCCGCGACGTCGAGCGCTCCGTCGGCGCCTTGCCCGGCGTCCTCCTCATCGACCTGCCGAGCGTCCAGCGCGCCGTCCCCGAGGCCGAGGCCCAGCAGGTCGGCCGCGCCCGCGCCGTCGTCGACGAGGAGGTCGCCGTCTTCGAGCGCCTCCTCGGCGGCCGGCGCATGGACCCCGTCGTGCGCGCCATGCGCGGCCTCGTCGACGACGTCGTCCAGATCGAGGTCGACCGCCTGCCCGTCCAGGACGGAAAGGTCGACGCCGACGCCGCCGAGCGCGCCCTGCGCCACCTCGCCGCGCGGATCATGCACCACCCGACCGTCGCCGCCCGCCAGGCGGGGGAAACTGGCCGTGACGAGGACTACCTCGCCTCCCTCGGCCTCCTCATCGGCGACGACGTCGCCGAGGCCCTCCTCGAGGACCTGCCCCTGCCGCCCTCGCACTGCCCCGCCAAGCGGACGACGCCGTCCGGGGAGCCGCTCGCCGGCGCCGCCGGGGACGCGTCCGCGGCCGGACCGACAACCGCGGCCACGGCCGCCGCGCCCACTGCACCCACCACCGTGCCCGAGCCGGGGACACCGGCCCGCGCCACCACTGAGGAGTCCGATGACCGTCACGAAGACTGA
- a CDS encoding ferrochelatase has translation MTVTKTDPLAPYDAVVVLSYGGPEGPDDVLPFMRNATAGRGVPDERLLQVSGHYGRFGGVSPINARNAEMLDALRAELVRRGSEVPIVIGNRNWHPFVTEALREVADGGARRILTMTTSAYGSYSGCRQYREDTAAALAQLAAGTDGSTGEGFVADAAARVGGKGGEPVELVVDKTRPFYNTPGMLEANADAIAAAYRELTEQGLPAEAIRLVLVTHSIPTSMSERSAPTEAERSVLVAGSGNAVEGVAGLAGAARGTRAADGGRDGDPRPGAALEPGVAADLSTEITYVEQHERLAALLVPEVAQRIWPEESRAPLDYDLVYCSRSGPPQARWLEPDVNDHLESLMTGRLTDGTPVEIPAGVVVAPIGFVADHMEVVYDLDTEARETAARLGVPYVRAATAGTHPAFIASLADVLLERAAVARGEEVVPESTTGTGPFHTVCPDACCRPAARPPHGHGAHPGARPGAH, from the coding sequence ATGACCGTCACGAAGACTGACCCGCTCGCCCCCTACGACGCCGTCGTCGTCCTGTCCTACGGAGGCCCCGAGGGTCCCGACGACGTCCTTCCCTTCATGCGCAACGCCACCGCCGGCCGCGGTGTCCCCGACGAGCGCCTCCTCCAGGTCTCCGGGCACTACGGCCGCTTCGGCGGCGTCTCCCCGATCAACGCGCGCAACGCCGAGATGCTCGACGCCCTGCGCGCCGAGCTCGTCCGGCGTGGGTCCGAGGTGCCCATCGTCATCGGCAACCGCAACTGGCACCCCTTCGTCACTGAGGCCCTCCGCGAGGTCGCCGACGGCGGCGCCCGCCGGATCCTCACCATGACGACCTCCGCCTACGGCTCCTACTCCGGCTGCCGCCAGTACCGCGAGGACACCGCCGCCGCGCTCGCGCAGCTGGCGGCCGGCACGGACGGCTCGACCGGAGAGGGCTTCGTGGCCGACGCCGCGGCCCGCGTCGGCGGGAAGGGCGGCGAGCCCGTCGAGCTCGTCGTCGACAAGACCCGGCCCTTCTACAACACCCCCGGCATGCTCGAGGCCAACGCCGACGCCATCGCCGCCGCCTACCGCGAGCTCACCGAACAGGGCCTGCCCGCCGAGGCCATCCGCCTCGTCCTCGTCACCCACTCCATCCCGACCTCCATGAGCGAGCGCTCCGCGCCGACGGAGGCCGAGCGCTCGGTCCTCGTGGCCGGGTCGGGGAACGCCGTCGAAGGCGTGGCGGGCTTGGCAGGAGCGGCCCGAGGGACGAGGGCCGCGGATGGTGGCCGAGACGGCGATCCCCGACCCGGTGCTGCCCTCGAGCCCGGCGTCGCCGCGGACCTCTCCACCGAGATCACCTACGTCGAGCAGCACGAGCGCCTCGCCGCCCTCCTCGTCCCCGAGGTCGCCCAGCGCATCTGGCCGGAGGAGTCCCGGGCTCCACTCGACTACGACCTCGTCTACTGCTCCCGCTCCGGCCCGCCCCAGGCGCGCTGGCTCGAGCCCGACGTCAACGACCACCTCGAGTCCCTCATGACGGGCCGGCTCACCGACGGCACCCCCGTCGAGATCCCGGCCGGCGTCGTCGTCGCCCCCATCGGCTTCGTCGCCGACCACATGGAGGTCGTCTACGACCTCGACACGGAGGCCAGGGAGACGGCCGCCCGCCTCGGCGTCCCGTACGTCCGCGCCGCCACCGCCGGCACCCACCCGGCCTTCATCGCCTCGCTCGCCGACGTGCTCCTCGAGCGCGCGGCCGTCGCCCGGGGCGAGGAGGTCGTCCCGGAGTCGACTACCGGCACCGGACCGTTCCACACCGTCTGCCCCGACGCGTGCTGCCGCCCCGCCGCCCGGCCCCCGCACGGGCACGGCGCCCACCCGGGCGCCCGGCCCGGCGCGCACTGA
- the hemQ gene encoding hydrogen peroxide-dependent heme synthase: MSTETTPVAQDAGTETKSDRTYQWDPRDERNVDIDAVNDHNHYALYAVFKLTSPLPALETNRQRLIGESTYFVEESGVTTRGWYDVAGLRSDADLMVWWIDDDPEVLQDAYHRLRASALGRHLEPVWSCMGLHTPAEFNRYHVPACFGGVQPRDWVQVYPFIRSYDWYLLPPEERSRIMKDHGRNGFQAYPDVKGSTLSTFGMSDYEWILAFEADTLDRLEGVIHQQRYTEARMHVRLDAPFYTGVRVSPREWAERQPRD; this comes from the coding sequence ATGAGCACCGAGACCACCCCCGTCGCGCAGGACGCAGGCACTGAGACCAAGTCCGACCGCACGTACCAGTGGGACCCCCGCGACGAGCGCAACGTCGACATCGACGCCGTCAACGACCACAACCACTACGCCCTCTACGCCGTCTTCAAGCTGACCTCGCCGCTGCCCGCGCTCGAGACCAACCGCCAGCGCCTCATCGGCGAGTCCACGTACTTCGTCGAGGAGTCCGGCGTGACGACGCGCGGCTGGTACGACGTCGCCGGCCTGCGCTCCGACGCCGACCTCATGGTCTGGTGGATCGACGACGACCCGGAGGTCCTCCAGGACGCCTACCACCGTCTGCGCGCCAGCGCGCTGGGCCGTCACCTCGAGCCCGTCTGGTCCTGCATGGGTCTGCACACCCCGGCTGAGTTCAACCGCTACCACGTCCCCGCCTGCTTCGGCGGCGTCCAGCCCCGCGACTGGGTGCAGGTCTACCCCTTCATCCGCTCCTACGACTGGTACCTCCTCCCGCCCGAGGAGCGCTCGCGGATCATGAAGGACCACGGTCGCAACGGCTTCCAGGCCTACCCGGACGTCAAGGGATCGACCCTGTCGACCTTCGGCATGAGCGACTACGAGTGGATCCTCGCCTTCGAGGCGGACACCCTGGACCGCCTCGAGGGCGTCATCCACCAGCAGCGCTACACCGAGGCCCGCATGCACGTGCGCCTCGACGCGCCCTTCTACACGGGCGTGCGCGTGAGCCCGCGCGAGTGGGCGGAGCGCCAGCCCCGCGACTGA
- a CDS encoding NifU family protein, whose protein sequence is MGVVPTHPSTTPDPAVLRWTVPDGLLPFTGTVAHAPGLLQALLDDGTLSGIEVAPGAVLTLLAPDRTWAVEGPRVQRALVDGLGTPSSWRSADSAVGVGPDDALRAAALEIAAGPVGDIAHLHGGSFEVREVADGVVEVGLQGACHDCPAAVITMHARFEHLLRRRCPWLVEVREAEGT, encoded by the coding sequence ATGGGAGTCGTCCCCACGCACCCGTCGACGACGCCGGACCCCGCCGTCCTGCGCTGGACGGTGCCCGACGGCCTCCTGCCCTTCACCGGCACCGTCGCGCACGCGCCGGGACTCCTTCAGGCGCTGCTCGACGACGGGACGCTCTCCGGGATCGAGGTCGCACCGGGCGCCGTCCTCACCCTCCTCGCCCCGGACCGGACCTGGGCGGTCGAGGGCCCGCGGGTGCAGCGCGCGCTCGTCGACGGGCTCGGGACGCCGTCGTCGTGGAGGTCGGCCGACAGCGCCGTCGGCGTCGGACCGGATGACGCCCTGCGCGCCGCCGCCCTCGAGATCGCGGCGGGCCCGGTCGGCGACATCGCCCATCTGCACGGCGGGAGCTTCGAGGTGCGGGAGGTGGCCGACGGCGTCGTCGAGGTGGGACTCCAGGGCGCGTGCCACGACTGCCCCGCCGCCGTCATCACGATGCACGCCCGCTTCGAGCACCTGCTTCGGCGCCGCTGCCCCTGGCTCGTCGAGGTCCGCGAGGCCGAGGGCACCTAA
- the feoB gene encoding ferrous iron transporter B — MTQPAPQQLHLHQSGHVHDSGCAHHGAGADGGASCHCGAASGEVDAANDRIALAGAPNAGKTSIYNALTGLRAKTGNYPGVTVTRAVGTCRLSGGRGTEAGSDGPEAVTIEDLPGAYSLEPISPDEQVVRDVLTGGLEGIEAPDALVVVVDATTLSRSLAFVAQALAVGLPTCLAVTMTDELTRRGGHLDVAALGRAVGVPAVRVIGNRATGIPQLREALAGWRTWERVPFAPPTEGAERVSWTESVLAAADYTAPHEDPVTAKVDRVLLHPVWGTIVFALVMYFFFQAIFTWAAPFQDAIEAGFSWLGSLVHSWLDGPAPAVAGLLGDGIIGGVGSVLTFIPQIIIMFTLIALMEGIGYMSRAAFLMDKVMSSAGLEGRAFVALLSSFACAIPGIMATRTLPSAKDRLATMLAAPLMTCSARLPVYLIMISMLVGPEAKVGPLSARGTIMFVLYLAGAVAAMTASWAVKRLTDRGGVLLPFYMEMPPYRAPRVRTVATMVWDAAKGFIKKAGSTILVATLLVWVLLNVPGRSESEFQQFCQSDTTCAAVAQADADPASSTVTGDDGAVVTDADELATLYDAQRTSYLMDNSIGATIGKAVQPVFEPLGFDWRVNVAILSSLAARETFVATLGQIGAAGDPENPSAELTRMTYQHDTLTNDAGDLLFNPATVAAILAFFVFAMQCMATAATMRRETGTWKWPLIAYGYLFVLAWAAAALTHLVVAALL; from the coding sequence ATGACCCAGCCCGCACCGCAGCAGCTCCACCTCCACCAGTCCGGCCACGTCCACGACTCCGGCTGCGCCCACCACGGCGCGGGCGCCGACGGCGGCGCCTCCTGCCACTGCGGGGCCGCCTCCGGCGAGGTCGACGCCGCCAACGACCGGATCGCCCTGGCCGGCGCCCCCAACGCCGGCAAGACCTCCATCTACAACGCCCTCACCGGCCTGCGCGCCAAGACCGGCAACTACCCGGGCGTCACCGTCACCCGCGCCGTCGGCACCTGCCGGCTGTCGGGCGGGCGGGGCACCGAGGCGGGCTCGGACGGCCCCGAGGCCGTCACCATCGAGGACCTGCCCGGCGCCTACTCGCTCGAGCCCATCAGCCCCGACGAGCAGGTCGTCCGCGACGTCCTCACCGGCGGCCTCGAGGGCATCGAGGCCCCCGACGCGCTCGTCGTCGTCGTCGACGCCACCACCCTGTCCCGCTCCCTGGCCTTCGTGGCCCAGGCCCTCGCCGTCGGCCTGCCCACGTGCCTCGCCGTCACCATGACCGACGAGCTCACCCGCCGCGGCGGGCACCTCGACGTCGCCGCCCTCGGCCGCGCCGTCGGCGTCCCCGCCGTGCGCGTCATCGGCAACCGCGCTACCGGCATCCCCCAGCTGCGCGAGGCCCTCGCCGGCTGGCGCACCTGGGAGCGCGTCCCCTTCGCCCCGCCCACCGAGGGCGCCGAGCGCGTCTCCTGGACCGAGTCCGTCCTCGCCGCCGCCGACTACACGGCCCCGCACGAGGACCCGGTGACCGCCAAGGTGGACCGCGTCCTCCTCCACCCCGTGTGGGGGACGATCGTCTTCGCGCTCGTCATGTACTTCTTCTTCCAGGCGATCTTCACCTGGGCGGCGCCCTTCCAGGACGCCATCGAGGCCGGCTTCTCCTGGCTCGGATCGCTCGTCCACTCCTGGCTCGACGGGCCCGCGCCCGCGGTCGCCGGGCTGCTCGGCGACGGCATCATCGGCGGCGTCGGGAGCGTCCTCACCTTCATCCCGCAGATCATCATCATGTTCACCCTCATCGCCCTCATGGAGGGCATCGGGTACATGTCACGCGCCGCCTTCCTCATGGACAAGGTGATGAGCTCCGCCGGCTTGGAGGGGCGCGCCTTCGTGGCTCTGCTGTCCTCCTTCGCCTGCGCCATCCCCGGGATCATGGCGACCCGCACCCTGCCGAGCGCCAAGGACCGCCTCGCCACGATGCTCGCAGCCCCACTCATGACCTGCTCGGCGCGCCTGCCCGTCTACCTCATCATGATCTCGATGCTGGTCGGTCCGGAGGCCAAGGTGGGGCCCCTCAGCGCCCGCGGAACGATCATGTTCGTCCTCTACCTGGCGGGCGCCGTCGCCGCGATGACGGCCTCCTGGGCCGTCAAGAGGCTCACCGACCGAGGCGGCGTCCTCCTGCCCTTCTACATGGAGATGCCGCCCTACCGCGCCCCGCGCGTGCGCACCGTCGCGACGATGGTGTGGGACGCCGCCAAGGGCTTCATCAAGAAGGCTGGCTCGACGATCCTCGTCGCCACCCTCCTCGTGTGGGTCCTGCTCAACGTGCCCGGCCGCTCCGAGTCCGAGTTCCAGCAGTTCTGCCAGTCGGACACCACCTGCGCCGCCGTCGCGCAGGCCGACGCCGACCCCGCCTCCTCCACCGTGACCGGCGACGACGGGGCGGTCGTCACCGACGCCGACGAGCTGGCCACCCTCTACGACGCGCAGCGCACGAGCTACCTCATGGACAACTCGATCGGCGCGACCATCGGCAAGGCCGTCCAGCCGGTCTTCGAGCCCCTCGGCTTCGACTGGCGCGTCAACGTCGCGATCCTGTCGTCCCTGGCGGCCCGCGAGACCTTCGTGGCGACCCTCGGGCAGATCGGCGCCGCCGGTGACCCGGAGAACCCGAGCGCCGAGCTCACCCGCATGACCTACCAGCACGACACGCTCACGAACGACGCGGGCGACCTGCTGTTCAACCCGGCGACCGTGGCCGCGATCCTCGCCTTCTTCGTCTTCGCGATGCAGTGCATGGCGACGGCGGCGACGATGCGCCGCGAGACCGGCACGTGGAAGTGGCCGCTCATCGCCTACGGGTACCTCTTCGTCCTGGCCTGGGCGGCGGCGGCGCTCACGCACCTCGTCGTGGCCGCGCTGCTCTAG
- a CDS encoding FeoA family protein produces the protein MSVVVEESRAAGTAASAATSPAPPSAVPLHLVRRGSRARVRALSEERGAQLARRLADLGLEPGREVEVRRAAPMGDPTVYRVAGYEVSLRRRDASLVLVDVLDEGTDRLTLGERLRALHAIRASRH, from the coding sequence GTGAGCGTCGTCGTCGAGGAGTCCCGCGCCGCGGGCACCGCAGCCAGCGCCGCCACCTCCCCCGCGCCCCCCTCCGCGGTCCCGCTCCACCTGGTCCGCCGCGGCTCGCGCGCCCGCGTCCGCGCCCTGTCCGAGGAGCGAGGCGCTCAGCTCGCCCGTCGCCTCGCCGACCTCGGCCTCGAGCCCGGCCGCGAGGTCGAGGTCCGCCGCGCCGCCCCCATGGGCGACCCCACCGTCTACCGGGTCGCCGGTTACGAGGTGAGCCTGCGCCGCCGCGACGCCTCGCTCGTCCTCGTCGACGTCCTCGATGAGGGCACCGACCGCCTCACGCTCGGCGAGCGCCTGCGCGCCCTGCACGCGATCCGCGCCTCGCGCCACTGA
- a CDS encoding NUDIX hydrolase → MATPEFILSLREKIGHDQLWLPGVSVVVVDPEGRFLLGRRTDTDQWAVVSGIPEPGEQPAAAALRECQEETGVTPEILAVTSVEAEEPMAFTNGDRCVFMSINFIGRVDAEAAESAHVGDDESTDVAWFAPDELPAGLRRSAVSRIEAARAWLADPSAGARFRL, encoded by the coding sequence ATGGCCACTCCCGAGTTCATCCTGTCCCTGCGCGAGAAGATCGGGCACGATCAGCTCTGGCTGCCCGGCGTCAGCGTCGTCGTCGTCGACCCCGAGGGGCGGTTCCTCCTGGGCCGGCGCACGGACACGGACCAGTGGGCCGTCGTCTCCGGCATCCCCGAGCCCGGTGAGCAGCCCGCCGCGGCGGCGCTGCGCGAGTGCCAGGAGGAGACCGGCGTGACCCCGGAGATCCTCGCGGTGACGAGCGTCGAGGCCGAGGAGCCCATGGCCTTCACCAACGGGGACCGCTGCGTCTTCATGTCGATCAACTTCATCGGCCGGGTCGACGCCGAGGCCGCGGAGAGCGCGCACGTCGGCGACGACGAGTCCACCGACGTCGCCTGGTTCGCCCCCGACGAGCTGCCCGCCGGACTGCGCCGCTCGGCCGTCAGCCGCATCGAGGCGGCCCGGGCCTGGCTCGCCGACCCGAGCGCCGGCGCCCGCTTCCGCCTCTGA
- a CDS encoding type 1 glutamine amidotransferase produces MSTDPILYEHTTDGSARGSLRLLQLYPRDMNIYGDWGNTLTLARRAQWQGYDVEVLAYDPGDEPPTDVDLVVGGGGQDSGQERIKADLVERAANLRAWAADGVPMLVICGLYQLFGHRFVTATGGEIPGIGVFDAETVAGPGRLIGNITLDSLEFGKVVGYENHSGLTTLAPGATRFGTVVTGDGNNGTDGSEGARAHNVIGTYLHGSLLPKNPLVADWLLARAVEHTGGSWAPVPIDDPVERWAVRAREVAMARPR; encoded by the coding sequence GTGAGCACCGACCCGATCCTCTACGAGCACACGACGGACGGCTCCGCCCGCGGATCCCTGCGCCTCCTGCAGCTCTACCCGCGGGACATGAACATCTACGGCGACTGGGGCAACACCCTCACGCTCGCGCGCCGCGCCCAGTGGCAGGGCTACGACGTCGAGGTCCTCGCCTACGACCCCGGCGACGAGCCGCCCACGGACGTCGACCTCGTCGTCGGCGGCGGCGGCCAGGACTCGGGGCAGGAGCGCATCAAGGCGGACCTCGTCGAGCGGGCCGCCAACCTGCGCGCCTGGGCGGCCGACGGCGTACCCATGCTCGTCATCTGCGGGCTCTACCAGCTCTTCGGGCACCGCTTCGTCACGGCCACCGGCGGGGAGATCCCCGGCATCGGCGTCTTCGACGCGGAGACGGTGGCGGGGCCTGGGCGCCTCATCGGCAACATCACCCTGGACAGCCTCGAGTTCGGCAAGGTCGTCGGCTACGAGAACCACTCGGGGCTGACGACGCTCGCGCCGGGCGCGACGCGCTTCGGCACCGTGGTCACCGGCGACGGCAACAACGGGACCGACGGCTCCGAGGGTGCCCGCGCGCACAACGTCATCGGGACGTACCTGCACGGCTCCCTGCTGCCGAAGAACCCGCTCGTCGCCGACTGGCTCCTGGCGCGGGCCGTCGAGCACACCGGTGGGAGCTGGGCCCCTGTGCCGATCGACGACCCGGTGGAGCGCTGGGCCGTGCGCGCCCGCGAGGTCGCCATGGCCCGCCCCCGCTGA
- a CDS encoding Mur ligase family protein: protein MRSRATVALGRAARAAARVRGGGSGGTAFPGLVMERTDPGFLKRTLDQLPQGVIVVSGTNGKTTTTKMVVQLLEDQGLTVLTNRTGSNFVRGVLASLLTEVDAAGRVHADVAVLELDEAHAVRFVELVHPRACLLLNVMRDQLDRFGEIDYTASLLHKVAAATSEVVVTNVDDPRLGGATFLGDLTARTAGFGAGPALRSLFLSDDDLRTGGTTGSTTEPAEAHPAGVGSATAPGADDVPRSAASREATVGKTVAPPSSEVVPEPRVVLEHIEGQRAAVRVDAAERTVDFAIPGIHNQLNACAALALVLEVLGERVDLERALRTLSEVQAAFGRGEVLELDGHDVQLSLVKNPAGFRMGLLTAEEAVRVGGPETVMIAINDEYADGRDMSWLWDIDFSALREEGVAVVTGVRAWDMALRLRYDDVPVGIVEPDLDRAIERLRKAAATDADKRPADGHDSAGSMRVFTTYTAMLALRARLARLTDVEEVMK, encoded by the coding sequence CTGCGATCGCGCGCCACGGTGGCCCTCGGGCGGGCGGCCCGCGCGGCGGCCCGCGTGCGCGGCGGCGGCTCGGGCGGCACCGCCTTCCCCGGCCTCGTCATGGAGCGCACCGACCCGGGATTCCTCAAGCGCACCCTCGACCAGCTCCCCCAGGGCGTCATCGTCGTCTCCGGCACGAACGGCAAGACGACGACGACGAAGATGGTCGTCCAGCTCCTCGAGGACCAGGGCCTCACGGTCCTCACCAACCGCACCGGCTCGAACTTCGTGCGCGGCGTCCTCGCCTCCCTCCTCACCGAGGTCGACGCCGCCGGCCGCGTCCACGCCGACGTCGCCGTCCTCGAGCTCGACGAGGCCCACGCCGTGCGCTTCGTCGAGCTCGTCCACCCGCGCGCCTGCCTCCTCCTCAACGTCATGCGCGACCAGCTCGACCGCTTCGGCGAGATCGACTACACCGCCTCCCTCCTCCACAAGGTCGCGGCCGCGACGAGCGAGGTCGTCGTCACCAACGTCGACGACCCGCGCCTCGGCGGCGCCACCTTCCTCGGGGACCTGACCGCGCGCACGGCGGGCTTCGGGGCCGGCCCCGCGCTGCGCTCCCTCTTCCTGTCCGACGACGACCTGCGCACCGGCGGCACGACCGGCTCCACCACCGAGCCCGCCGAGGCGCACCCGGCCGGAGTCGGCTCGGCCACGGCCCCGGGCGCCGACGACGTCCCGCGCTCCGCCGCCTCCCGCGAGGCCACCGTCGGCAAGACCGTCGCACCGCCGTCGTCGGAGGTCGTGCCCGAGCCGCGCGTCGTCCTCGAGCACATCGAGGGGCAGCGGGCCGCGGTTCGCGTCGACGCCGCGGAGCGGACCGTCGACTTCGCGATCCCCGGGATCCACAACCAGCTCAACGCCTGCGCGGCCCTCGCCCTCGTCCTCGAGGTGCTCGGCGAGCGGGTGGACCTCGAGCGCGCCCTGCGGACCCTGTCCGAGGTGCAGGCCGCCTTCGGCCGCGGCGAGGTCCTCGAGCTCGACGGGCACGACGTCCAGCTCTCCCTGGTGAAGAACCCCGCCGGTTTCCGCATGGGGCTGCTCACCGCGGAGGAGGCCGTGCGCGTCGGCGGGCCCGAGACCGTCATGATCGCCATCAACGACGAGTACGCAGACGGCCGCGACATGTCCTGGCTGTGGGACATCGACTTCTCCGCGCTGCGCGAGGAGGGGGTCGCCGTCGTCACCGGCGTACGCGCCTGGGACATGGCACTGCGGCTGCGCTACGACGACGTCCCCGTCGGGATCGTCGAGCCGGACCTCGACCGCGCCATCGAACGGCTGCGGAAGGCGGCGGCCACGGACGCGGACAAGAGACCGGCGGACGGGCACGACTCCGCCGGTTCGATGCGCGTCTTCACCACGTACACGGCGATGCTGGCACTGCGCGCCCGGCTCGCCCGTCTCACCGACGTCGAGGAGGTCATGAAGTGA